ATCAGTCAAGGGTATATCGTTGATTGTGTAATCCACAACTAACATCCGGTCTGTCGCCAGTATAAAATCATCGCGTAGCTTTCTTGCCCGCGCTTTTATTTCATCCTCAGACACTTCAGGCACAGGCATAGCAATCCAGCATGGACAACCGCTATTATCAGCACCCCGTATTTTCCCAGCGGGCGGCATTCCGGAAAATTCCATAAAAACTTCATCACTCACATCTTTTAAATCATCCGGGAGCGTACCTGCGCTTTTGTATGCTTCTTTAAGCGCTTCAGGGTAAAAAGCATTGTTCTTAGGGCTAAACCAGTAATTCATCAATAATTCTCCATTAAAATATGCGTGACCATTTTAATTGTCTTTTATATGGCGGGTGATAAGTTACTGTTGTGCCATGCACTAAAGAACATAAAATTCAGTACCCGATTACTATGTAAAAGCCATAGCATGCGCTTCCGTTAGAACCACGCGTAACACTTCCCCCCTCTGTTTGAGCATTCAATACTGTTGCTGAAGCTGTTATTTTAGAAAGCCCGGATAAAGATACTGCATATACTGTTGGCCTTGTATATTGAGAGGCTGCATCATGTGATGCGACGGCAGCAAAAATACCATTAGGAAATGCAACTGGCAGATTGAAAACCATTTCCGTTGCTGACGTCATGGATAAAAAACGCCCCCACTGAACAATAATTCCTTTTCCATTACTAACTGGTACGTTTAACCATCCTGCAGCAGATAACGATGCTGTCGAGGCGGGCAGTTTGGCCGCTTCGCCCAAACCAACGTTTTTACCAACCTATACCCCATACCGTTACTGTAGAAGGTGATTTGGAATAGCTGGACGCGGCAGCAAACGTCGCACGATCTACTATCGCGGATGATGTGTACGGGGTGCCATTCGTTGCATAAATGGTCGAATTGGTCAGAGC
This Mixta hanseatica DNA region includes the following protein-coding sequences:
- a CDS encoding tail fiber assembly protein, which translates into the protein MNYWFSPKNNAFYPEALKEAYKSAGTLPDDLKDVSDEVFMEFSGMPPAGKIRGADNSGCPCWIAMPVPEVSEDEIKARARKLRDDFILATDRMLVVDYTINDIPLTDEQREELLKVRASFKSWPNDEGWPRIKLPEIPSWILIEAVDNGYVLPVWPN
- a CDS encoding gp53-like domain-containing protein; the encoded protein is MTSATEMVFNLPVAFPNGIFAAVASHDAASQYTRPTVYAVSLSGLSKITASATVLNAQTEGGSVTRGSNGSACYGFYIVIGY